In a single window of the Candidatus Saccharimonadales bacterium genome:
- a CDS encoding GspE/PulE family protein, translated as MTILSPDTEKNVEKSLVSDGLLTAVELDEYKNKAKASGQPIFALLMQEGRINDEQLTKALADANNLPYVNLTTVQVNPDVLGLLPHDIAEHYMAVPLGEMQTRLVVAMLDAGNVQAVDFLSNKIGRPLKVYAASEAGVKHVLGQYSSKSLEQGVNSMLSAELAPQPTENADMVPVGTAEKKVQTIVQDSPVSKALSAILDYAGKNRASDVHIEPLENEIKVRCRVDGVLLEVMKLPKSAEAPLISRIKILANLKIDEHRIPQDGQFTVKIAGKAVDLRVAVSPVIWGEQVVLRLLDKDGTKVELEAMGYTGRALKTIRKGLQLPHGMILTSGPTGSGKSTSMYAMIQEIKRDSINIVTLEDPVEYKIDGVNQIQINPDVGLTFANGLRSILRQDPDVIMVGEIRDKETASLAVQAALTGHLVFSTLHTNSAAGILPRLLDMGVEPFLIASTVHTVIGQRLVRRAVPGGETYPSSQAETKAIQATLAGLLPKTHEEMPRVAADLGYQTLPLAGQNAYTLVKGKVTPENPTGFKGRIGLYEVFEVSETIQDLILKHAPSSSIQKAAIAQGMVAMRQDGYLKSLAGLTTLLEVDRVATGDS; from the coding sequence ATGACGATACTATCACCCGATACAGAGAAAAATGTCGAAAAATCCTTAGTAAGTGACGGCCTTTTAACGGCTGTTGAACTAGATGAATACAAAAACAAGGCCAAAGCAAGCGGGCAACCTATCTTTGCTCTATTGATGCAGGAAGGCCGTATTAATGATGAGCAGCTCACCAAAGCCTTGGCTGATGCCAACAATTTGCCCTATGTAAATCTCACCACCGTCCAAGTTAACCCAGACGTTTTAGGACTCTTGCCGCACGACATTGCCGAACATTACATGGCGGTTCCTTTAGGTGAAATGCAAACCCGCCTAGTTGTCGCCATGCTTGACGCGGGCAACGTTCAAGCAGTCGATTTTCTGAGTAATAAAATTGGTCGGCCACTTAAGGTTTATGCCGCAAGCGAGGCCGGCGTCAAGCATGTACTAGGTCAGTATTCTAGTAAAAGCTTAGAGCAGGGTGTTAACTCGATGCTGTCGGCAGAATTAGCGCCACAGCCTACCGAAAACGCCGATATGGTGCCGGTTGGTACGGCCGAGAAAAAGGTTCAAACAATTGTTCAGGATTCACCGGTTAGTAAGGCTTTGAGCGCCATTTTAGATTACGCCGGCAAGAACCGCGCTAGCGACGTGCACATCGAGCCGTTAGAAAACGAAATCAAGGTTCGCTGTCGGGTAGACGGTGTTTTGCTAGAAGTTATGAAGCTGCCAAAAAGCGCTGAAGCGCCCTTAATCAGCCGTATAAAAATTTTAGCCAACTTAAAGATTGATGAACACCGCATCCCGCAAGACGGCCAGTTTACAGTTAAGATCGCCGGCAAAGCTGTTGACCTGCGCGTGGCCGTCAGTCCGGTTATTTGGGGCGAGCAAGTAGTCTTGCGTTTGCTAGATAAAGACGGCACCAAGGTTGAGCTTGAGGCCATGGGTTATACCGGCCGGGCGCTTAAAACTATTCGCAAAGGTCTGCAGCTGCCGCACGGCATGATCCTGACATCTGGCCCGACTGGTTCCGGTAAGAGCACCAGCATGTACGCTATGATCCAAGAAATCAAGCGCGACTCTATCAATATTGTTACCCTCGAAGATCCGGTGGAATATAAAATTGACGGGGTCAACCAAATTCAAATTAATCCCGACGTAGGTCTGACCTTTGCTAACGGTCTGCGCTCGATTTTGCGCCAAGACCCCGACGTAATCATGGTAGGCGAAATCCGCGACAAAGAAACAGCCAGCTTGGCCGTGCAGGCGGCCCTAACCGGACACTTAGTTTTCTCAACCTTGCACACCAATAGTGCGGCCGGTATTTTGCCGCGCCTACTAGACATGGGCGTTGAACCCTTTTTGATCGCCAGTACCGTGCACACAGTGATTGGCCAACGCCTGGTGCGCCGCGCTGTGCCCGGAGGCGAAACTTACCCTTCTAGCCAGGCCGAGACCAAAGCTATCCAGGCGACACTTGCCGGGCTGCTGCCCAAGACCCACGAAGAGATGCCACGGGTGGCTGCTGATCTGGGTTATCAAACCTTGCCACTGGCTGGCCAAAACGCTTATACTTTGGTCAAGGGTAAGGTAACACCCGAGAACCCAACGGGTTTTAAAGGTCGCATCGGCCTATATGAGGTCTTCGAAGTTTCGGAAACTATTCAGGATTTAATCCTAAAGCATGCGCCGAGCTCGAGTATTCAAAAAGCCGCCATTGCCCAAGGGATGGTCGCTATGCGCCAAGACGGTTACCTGAAATCGTTGGCCGGTCTAACAACACTGCTTGAAGTCGATAGGGTGGCCACCGGTGATAGCTAA
- a CDS encoding prepilin-type N-terminal cleavage/methylation domain-containing protein translates to MRKPTLPQDGFTLLELAVVIVCVVILLELIILLKG, encoded by the coding sequence ATGAGGAAACCGACCCTCCCGCAAGATGGATTTACGCTACTAGAACTAGCGGTTGTTATAGTCTGTGTAGTTATTCTGCTTGAGCTGATAATTTTGCTAAAAGGCTAG
- a CDS encoding F0F1 ATP synthase subunit delta, with the protein MSKTNNKLVLDEAISSVQDLRAAIMELREYARWFAHDSIKKQVKAKGGKKPAPTLSTPADTILRQWTGGKPTVTSLDELISTLESYTNTAPQISITLAAPPPASLKKTLVAWCRKNLSHNVLVNFQFNSTILGGMVLRSGSHVYDWSFRKQILAGRNKFPEILRNA; encoded by the coding sequence GTGAGCAAAACGAACAATAAATTAGTTCTAGACGAAGCCATTAGTTCGGTTCAAGATCTTCGGGCCGCCATTATGGAATTGCGAGAATACGCCCGCTGGTTTGCCCATGACTCTATCAAAAAGCAGGTCAAGGCTAAGGGCGGCAAAAAGCCGGCTCCGACTCTCTCGACACCGGCAGACACAATTCTTCGCCAGTGGACGGGCGGCAAACCAACCGTTACCAGCCTAGACGAGTTAATCTCTACGTTAGAAAGCTATACCAACACCGCGCCGCAAATCAGCATCACGCTAGCTGCCCCGCCGCCGGCCAGCCTTAAAAAAACACTGGTTGCGTGGTGCCGCAAAAATCTTAGCCATAATGTGCTGGTGAACTTCCAGTTCAATTCTACGATTTTGGGAGGTATGGTTTTGCGTTCCGGCAGCCACGTTTACGACTGGTCGTTTAGAAAACAAATCTTAGCCGGCCGCAATAAATTCCCGGAGATCCTCCGCAATGCCTAA
- a CDS encoding F0F1 ATP synthase subunit gamma translates to MRRANQIEKDSEQIETVEDLTGVFESIASTQVAKVKNKVELSKQFFQLIWARYTAVRFDPSMRITNRDIGTTDKTAFIVISGEAGLSGDIDQRLIESMLQSYDAKTCDIVVLGTHGATQLKQRGVPYIKFFKVPETDKYIDVSPVINIVLPYSRIIVYYEEYVSLGVQEVKTIDLISSMRDMSEQADEEVMTPFDTIFEPSLDEIAEQMEMTMMTLALSEAILESSLAQAASRFNAMAVAKKRALELLMQYQMEFHRAKRGESDRALREVMVSLKKKKHRVDAR, encoded by the coding sequence ATGAGACGCGCTAACCAAATCGAAAAAGACAGCGAGCAGATTGAAACCGTCGAAGACCTGACCGGTGTTTTTGAAAGTATTGCCTCGACCCAGGTTGCCAAAGTCAAAAACAAAGTTGAGCTTTCTAAGCAATTCTTTCAGTTGATCTGGGCTCGTTATACGGCTGTTCGTTTTGACCCATCAATGCGCATAACCAACCGCGATATTGGCACCACAGACAAAACCGCTTTTATTGTTATCTCTGGCGAAGCCGGTTTGTCAGGCGACATCGACCAACGCTTGATTGAATCAATGCTGCAAAGCTACGACGCTAAGACTTGCGATATCGTCGTGCTTGGCACCCACGGCGCCACTCAGCTAAAGCAGCGCGGCGTACCTTATATCAAATTTTTTAAGGTACCAGAAACCGATAAATATATTGATGTAAGCCCGGTGATCAACATCGTGCTGCCCTATTCGCGCATCATTGTTTATTACGAAGAATATGTAAGCTTGGGTGTCCAGGAAGTCAAAACCATCGATCTAATCTCCAGCATGCGCGATATGAGCGAGCAGGCCGACGAAGAGGTTATGACGCCCTTTGATACCATCTTCGAACCGTCGCTCGACGAAATTGCCGAGCAAATGGAAATGACTATGATGACTCTGGCGCTGTCTGAGGCTATTTTGGAATCCAGTCTGGCCCAAGCCGCCAGCCGCTTTAACGCCATGGCCGTTGCCAAAAAGCGCGCCCTTGAGCTGCTAATGCAATACCAGATGGAATTTCACCGGGCTAAACGCGGCGAAAGCGACCGCGCCCTGCGCGAAGTTATGGTAAGTTTAAAGAAGAAAAAGCATCGGGTGGACGCGAGATAA
- a CDS encoding sodium-transporting two-sector ATPase — MFDNPKFQKLVEADNLTGEVVATNSFIVEVKGLEGVRLGAQVLFEDGQRGLVREAYGDRVILFNIDSERIEPGTLAVVENDTLSVPVGKNLVGRVISPLGEARDGKGAVAATKMAGIFNQAPGIMDRSVLNEQLVSGVTAVDMFFPVVLGQRIAILGDSKAGKSTFLSQLSANQEGTNRIVIYVLIGKRKVDVERLLSNLRESGAMKHTIVVMADIFDSLTQSYLAPYAACAMAEELWYGGEDVIVIYDDLSSHAEAYRQLSLLQEVDPGRDSFPGDIFYAHSSLLERAGKLLTNMKTLTALPVVMTPNDDITGYLSTSIMSITDGQIVFDLGLFREGIRPAVNAGLSVSRVGGQAQTHRQKGVTSTLFQKLAKYTQAEEFSHFGSSLSKDATIDLRLGKQIYSILQQPPSELHSLVDQELMLETVLLGGGQVDINTAGLKEAVKKVTPKPKDEKDFDRIEADLLKKFTVQPAGAAAPATQAPGQPPAPGQPSDNKDNKIDVKTEDKDKDNKKEESKESDKSKAPEQKTEEKPEQPPAPQQKPEENQAEVAPAEAGAEAKPSEPETQAPIQTEPRSDQSTQQGSEPKSEPSAEQKTEAAEPKPDEAVSESKPEAAQTLSTEPPKPEETPQPKPKRPLIKASVRHRKKKIQSEPPKKSRIKPHAQLKRKKEKSRAR, encoded by the coding sequence ATGTTTGATAATCCAAAATTCCAGAAATTAGTTGAGGCCGACAATCTAACCGGTGAAGTTGTAGCTACCAATAGTTTTATTGTCGAAGTCAAGGGTCTGGAGGGTGTACGACTGGGTGCCCAGGTCTTGTTCGAAGACGGCCAGCGCGGGCTGGTGCGCGAAGCTTACGGCGACCGCGTAATTTTATTTAACATTGACTCCGAGCGTATCGAACCCGGCACTCTGGCAGTGGTCGAAAACGATACATTAAGCGTACCAGTCGGCAAAAATCTGGTTGGACGGGTTATTAGCCCTTTGGGCGAAGCCCGCGACGGCAAGGGCGCCGTGGCCGCTACTAAAATGGCCGGTATTTTTAACCAAGCACCCGGCATTATGGACCGCAGCGTGCTCAACGAACAGCTGGTCAGCGGCGTCACGGCCGTCGACATGTTCTTCCCTGTTGTACTCGGCCAACGTATCGCTATCTTGGGCGACTCCAAAGCCGGTAAAAGTACTTTTTTGTCGCAGCTATCGGCCAACCAGGAAGGCACCAATCGCATAGTTATTTACGTTTTGATCGGCAAACGCAAAGTCGACGTGGAGCGCCTACTGTCCAACTTGCGCGAATCCGGTGCCATGAAGCACACCATCGTGGTGATGGCCGATATCTTCGATTCTTTGACTCAATCATACTTGGCGCCATACGCCGCCTGTGCCATGGCCGAAGAATTATGGTACGGCGGCGAAGACGTAATTGTTATTTACGATGACCTTTCCAGCCACGCCGAGGCCTACCGCCAGCTGTCTTTACTGCAAGAGGTCGACCCAGGTCGCGATTCTTTCCCGGGCGATATTTTTTATGCCCACTCATCTTTGCTGGAGCGCGCCGGCAAACTTTTAACCAACATGAAGACGCTAACCGCCCTGCCAGTGGTCATGACACCGAACGACGACATTACAGGCTATCTTTCTACCTCGATCATGTCTATTACGGATGGTCAGATTGTTTTCGATCTTGGCTTGTTCCGTGAAGGTATCCGCCCGGCCGTTAATGCCGGCCTGTCCGTTTCGCGCGTTGGTGGCCAAGCGCAAACTCACCGCCAAAAAGGCGTTACCAGCACCTTATTTCAAAAGCTTGCCAAATATACCCAGGCCGAGGAGTTCTCGCACTTCGGCTCCAGCCTAAGCAAAGACGCTACTATTGATTTGCGCCTCGGCAAGCAAATCTATAGTATTTTGCAGCAGCCACCTTCTGAATTACACTCGCTGGTTGATCAAGAATTAATGTTAGAAACGGTTCTTTTGGGAGGCGGACAGGTAGATATCAACACAGCTGGCTTAAAAGAGGCTGTCAAAAAAGTAACGCCTAAGCCCAAAGACGAAAAAGATTTTGACCGCATCGAAGCCGATTTGCTTAAGAAATTCACTGTTCAGCCGGCCGGCGCCGCGGCTCCAGCTACGCAAGCCCCGGGCCAACCGCCCGCCCCAGGTCAGCCTAGCGATAATAAAGACAACAAGATCGATGTAAAAACCGAAGACAAAGATAAAGACAATAAAAAAGAAGAATCTAAAGAGTCTGATAAGTCCAAAGCGCCCGAGCAAAAGACGGAAGAAAAACCAGAGCAGCCACCAGCCCCGCAACAGAAGCCAGAAGAAAATCAGGCCGAGGTGGCGCCAGCAGAGGCCGGAGCCGAAGCTAAACCGTCTGAGCCAGAAACCCAAGCGCCCATTCAAACCGAACCGAGATCCGATCAAAGCACCCAGCAGGGCTCAGAACCAAAGTCCGAGCCAAGCGCTGAGCAAAAAACAGAAGCAGCCGAGCCTAAGCCAGATGAGGCCGTATCGGAATCTAAACCAGAAGCAGCCCAGACGCTTTCGACTGAACCGCCTAAACCAGAGGAGACACCGCAGCCGAAACCTAAGCGTCCGCTAATCAAGGCTAGTGTCCGTCACCGCAAAAAGAAGATTCAATCAGAGCCACCCAAGAAATCCCGCATCAAACCGCACGCCCAACTAAAACGCAAGAAAGAGAAATCTCGTGCGCGTTAA
- a CDS encoding type IV pilus twitching motility protein PilT yields the protein MQPQPKIEILLEQVIKRKASDLHLQVGLPPMLRVNGALGPVPQSEPLKEDAVEQLLFSLMDEDQKKILLRDKELDFSFAFGDLGRFRVNAFHERGNLAAAMRLIPNEIPAIDQLGLPPIVANFANFPRGLVLVTGPTGSGKSTTLAALIEKINNERPAHIITVEDPIEYTHQSKKAAIVQREVHYDTYSFSAALRSTLREDPDVVLIGEMRDLETIAAAVTIAETGHLVLATLHTNSASQSIDRMIDVFPPHQQPQVKSQIGNVLQAICSQRLVPSLQGGRVPATEVLIATPAVRNIIREGKNYQLDAVIQTGTQYGMQAMDANLAALIQRGIISYDEARNFAVDVTELDRIMREEQAK from the coding sequence ATGCAGCCGCAGCCAAAAATAGAAATTCTGCTGGAACAAGTTATTAAACGCAAGGCGTCAGACCTGCATTTGCAAGTTGGTTTGCCGCCGATGTTACGTGTTAACGGCGCGCTTGGCCCCGTTCCGCAAAGTGAACCGCTTAAAGAAGACGCGGTTGAGCAGTTGCTTTTTAGCCTGATGGATGAAGACCAGAAGAAAATTTTACTGCGCGACAAAGAACTCGATTTTTCTTTCGCTTTCGGTGATCTGGGCCGCTTCCGTGTTAATGCCTTTCACGAGCGCGGCAACTTGGCCGCCGCCATGCGCTTGATTCCTAACGAAATCCCAGCGATCGACCAGCTTGGTTTACCGCCCATTGTGGCTAATTTTGCCAATTTCCCTAGGGGTTTGGTCTTGGTTACTGGTCCGACGGGATCTGGCAAATCGACCACGCTGGCGGCTCTTATAGAGAAAATCAACAATGAACGGCCGGCACACATCATTACTGTTGAGGATCCAATCGAATATACTCACCAATCCAAAAAAGCCGCTATTGTTCAGCGCGAAGTGCACTACGACACCTATAGCTTTAGTGCTGCCTTGCGCTCTACGCTGCGTGAAGATCCAGATGTGGTTCTTATCGGCGAAATGCGCGATCTTGAGACAATCGCCGCCGCCGTTACCATTGCCGAAACCGGACACCTAGTGCTGGCCACCCTGCACACCAACTCGGCCAGTCAATCTATCGACCGTATGATCGACGTTTTTCCGCCGCACCAACAGCCCCAAGTAAAAAGCCAGATTGGCAACGTGCTCCAGGCCATTTGCTCGCAACGTCTGGTGCCCTCTTTGCAGGGCGGCCGCGTGCCGGCTACAGAGGTGCTGATTGCTACACCGGCAGTGCGCAACATCATTCGCGAGGGCAAGAATTATCAGCTAGATGCGGTTATTCAGACGGGCACGCAGTACGGCATGCAGGCTATGGATGCTAACTTGGCCGCGTTAATTCAGCGCGGGATCATAAGCTACGACGAGGCCCGGAATTTCGCTGTTGATGTCACCGAGTTAGATAGAATAATGCGCGAGGAGCAGGCTAAGTAA
- the pilM gene encoding type IV pilus assembly protein PilM — translation MSIFSGGQPDFFGLDIGTTALRVVQLKSAKDKKELVKYGQAPLSANAGNPATPADFQALTQAIAALVKQVGLSTKDVAANLPSNKVFTSVIDLDKLAPDELAKTITYQAESFIPTPLAKSKIDWTVLGDSPANSKKVEVLLSSVENSLAESRLKAIEDAGLNVIALEPDSLALVRALVPAGEPQPQMVLDIGNLSTDLIITTNGGPRLVRTIQIGTQTLVRAAAQNMGIADAQAQDYVFKFGLNKDNLEGRVYNAIIGTVDVLIGEIQKSIQFFQTRYTGVSVSKIIVTGGASTLPLFPLYVANKFSLNVEIGNSWRNITYPANLQNDLLAVSNHFSVAAGLAERA, via the coding sequence ATGAGCATATTTAGCGGTGGGCAACCGGACTTCTTCGGGCTTGACATCGGTACTACGGCCTTAAGAGTCGTCCAACTCAAGTCCGCCAAAGACAAAAAAGAACTGGTTAAGTACGGCCAAGCGCCTTTGAGCGCCAATGCCGGCAACCCGGCTACGCCGGCTGATTTTCAAGCCCTGACACAGGCAATTGCTGCGCTGGTCAAGCAAGTCGGCTTGTCTACTAAAGACGTGGCCGCCAATCTACCTTCCAACAAGGTTTTCACTTCGGTGATTGACCTGGATAAGCTAGCTCCAGACGAACTGGCGAAAACCATCACCTATCAGGCAGAATCTTTCATACCAACGCCTTTGGCCAAATCCAAAATCGATTGGACGGTATTGGGCGATTCGCCCGCCAATTCTAAGAAGGTTGAAGTTTTGTTATCAAGTGTTGAGAATTCGTTGGCCGAAAGCCGCCTCAAAGCCATCGAAGACGCTGGTTTAAACGTAATAGCCCTGGAGCCGGATAGCCTGGCGTTGGTCCGGGCGCTAGTGCCGGCTGGAGAACCTCAACCACAAATGGTGCTCGATATCGGCAACTTATCAACCGATTTGATTATTACCACCAACGGCGGGCCTAGATTGGTGCGGACTATCCAAATTGGCACCCAAACCTTAGTAAGAGCGGCCGCCCAGAACATGGGTATTGCCGACGCCCAAGCTCAGGACTATGTCTTCAAGTTTGGCCTTAACAAAGATAATTTAGAAGGGCGAGTCTATAACGCTATTATCGGCACAGTTGATGTTTTAATAGGCGAAATCCAAAAATCAATCCAATTCTTTCAGACGCGTTACACCGGTGTTAGCGTGTCTAAAATTATTGTTACGGGCGGGGCCAGCACCTTGCCTCTATTTCCGCTTTATGTAGCCAATAAGTTTAGTTTAAATGTCGAGATTGGCAACAGCTGGCGCAACATCACCTATCCAGCTAATTTGCAAAATGACCTGTTGGCTGTATCGAATCATTTTAGCGTGGCCGCCGGCCTAGCGGAGAGGGCATAA
- a CDS encoding F0F1 ATP synthase subunit beta → MATKAKTKPAGKRAAPKKMTAKSASKARKAAPSKVAEPQAGGAFVGIIKSLRGLMVEVEILGERPEEKELLNVEGHPEVFLEVNFFKAGSAVCLNLSNSQVMACGQKITRTRSKVSVPVGPKSLGRVFNALGEPLDKGQAVTENRRPISEPTGTRSYRNSQKLELLETGLKVIDFLTPFVKGRKIGIVGGAGVGKTVLTTEMIHNVSRSSKSLAIYCGVGERIREGNELYETLKDTDVLKNTVMFFGQMDSTPTIRSMVAPAAATAAEYFRDEEGKDILFFVDNIYRHIQALTELSTNLGLIPSEGGYSPLVFAELRRLQDRLSSTEQGTITSVQAVFIPADDLSDPAVQAISQQLDSVLVLDRSIAEQGIRPAVNLLKTTSSLLTPAIVGERHYQLAGKVQAIMQKYDSLKNIIAIVGENELSPVDRADYQNAKKLIEFFNQDFSVAEKFSGRPGQYFTLEQTLDGIEAILQGKEVPGAKPADAKATDKPADGAPAAPAQGQTPAPAEGQKPAEGQKPAEGQAKTPDNKTEEESKKKKGALSGLTKAFHRR, encoded by the coding sequence ATGGCAACAAAAGCAAAAACTAAACCAGCTGGCAAAAGGGCCGCGCCCAAAAAAATGACGGCCAAATCGGCTAGCAAGGCTAGAAAGGCAGCACCCAGCAAAGTTGCCGAACCGCAAGCCGGCGGTGCTTTTGTGGGCATCATCAAATCTTTGCGCGGTCTGATGGTTGAGGTTGAAATTTTGGGCGAGCGCCCAGAAGAAAAAGAGTTGCTCAACGTCGAGGGTCATCCGGAAGTATTTTTGGAAGTAAACTTCTTTAAGGCCGGCTCGGCCGTGTGCCTAAACTTGAGCAACTCGCAGGTCATGGCCTGCGGCCAAAAAATTACCCGCACCCGCAGCAAAGTTTCGGTGCCGGTTGGGCCAAAAAGCTTGGGCCGGGTCTTTAACGCGCTGGGCGAACCGCTTGATAAAGGCCAAGCCGTTACCGAAAACCGCCGGCCAATTTCTGAACCTACCGGCACCCGCAGCTATCGCAATAGCCAAAAGCTGGAGTTGCTTGAAACCGGGCTAAAAGTTATCGACTTTTTAACGCCGTTTGTTAAGGGGCGCAAAATTGGCATTGTGGGCGGTGCCGGTGTGGGCAAAACGGTGTTAACAACCGAGATGATCCATAACGTTAGCCGTAGTAGTAAAAGCCTAGCTATTTACTGCGGTGTTGGCGAGCGTATTCGCGAAGGCAACGAACTTTACGAAACTTTAAAAGACACCGATGTGCTCAAAAACACGGTGATGTTTTTTGGCCAGATGGACTCCACACCGACTATTCGCTCAATGGTGGCGCCGGCTGCCGCCACAGCCGCCGAGTACTTCCGCGACGAAGAAGGCAAAGATATCCTGTTCTTTGTTGACAATATTTACCGCCATATTCAGGCTCTAACCGAGCTATCTACCAACCTCGGTTTAATCCCATCCGAGGGTGGTTATTCGCCGCTAGTTTTTGCAGAGCTGCGTCGTTTGCAGGACCGCTTGAGCTCTACCGAACAAGGCACCATCACTAGCGTGCAGGCTGTTTTTATTCCGGCGGACGACCTTTCCGACCCAGCTGTGCAGGCAATCAGCCAGCAGCTCGACTCGGTGCTGGTGCTCGACCGCTCCATTGCCGAGCAAGGCATCCGCCCGGCCGTTAACTTGCTCAAGACTACTTCTTCCCTGCTGACGCCGGCCATTGTTGGCGAGCGCCATTACCAGCTGGCCGGCAAAGTTCAAGCCATCATGCAAAAGTATGACTCGCTCAAGAACATCATCGCCATCGTTGGCGAAAACGAACTTAGTCCAGTGGACCGCGCCGATTACCAAAACGCCAAAAAACTGATTGAATTCTTTAACCAAGACTTCTCGGTTGCCGAGAAGTTCAGCGGCCGTCCAGGCCAGTACTTTACACTCGAGCAAACTCTGGACGGTATTGAGGCTATTCTGCAAGGCAAAGAAGTTCCCGGCGCTAAACCGGCGGATGCTAAAGCAACAGATAAGCCAGCCGACGGAGCTCCGGCCGCACCAGCCCAGGGACAAACTCCGGCTCCGGCCGAGGGCCAAAAACCAGCCGAAGGCCAAAAACCAGCCGAAGGCCAAGCTAAGACACCGGACAATAAGACCGAAGAAGAGTCTAAAAAGAAGAAAGGGGCCTTAAGTGGGCTTACTAAAGCGTTCCACAGGCGGTGA